A single genomic interval of Pyrus communis chromosome 5, drPyrComm1.1, whole genome shotgun sequence harbors:
- the LOC137733210 gene encoding AT-hook motif nuclear-localized protein 23-like codes for MAGLDLGSASRFVHQQLQLPDLHLQRPPDSEDDHTTPNRNNLFSSDHHQNDVDDDNPHHQGLDLVTPNSGSGDSGGRRSRGRPPGSRNKPKPPVIITRESANTLRAHILEVTSGCDVFDSVGTYARKRQRGICVLSGSGMVTNVSLRQPTAAGAVVTLHGRFEILSLTGSFLPPPAPPGATSLTIFLAAGQGQVVGGNVVGALIASGPVIVIASSFTNVAYERLPLEEEEQLQMQQPLPQSSGGGGGGEGSGGGGASNPFPDPSSGLPFFNLPLNNMTHQLQVDSWGGNSAGRPPY; via the coding sequence ATGGCTGGCTTAGACTTGGGTTCGGCATCTCGGTTTGTTCATCAGCAGCTCCAACTCCCTGATCTCCACCTCCAAAGACCACCGGACTCCGAAGATGACCACACCACCCCCAACCGCAACAATCTTTTCTCCTctgaccaccaccaaaatgaTGTTGATGATGACAATCCTCATCATCAAGGGCTTGACCTGGTGACCCCAAATTCTGGTTCCGGTGACTCTGGGGGCCGACGCTCCAGAGGTCGGCCCCCAGGGTCTAGAAACAAGCCCAAGCCCCCGGTGATCATAACTCGTGAGAGCGCAAACACCCTAAGAGCACATATTTTGGAAGTCACCAGTGGTTGTGATGTGTTTGATTCCGTTGGCACCTACGCGAGGAAAAGGCAGCGAGGGATTTGTGTTTTGAGTGGGAGTGGAATGGTGACCAACGTGAGCTTGCGCCAGCCAACTGCGGCTGGCGCAGTTGTCACACTGCACGGCAGATTTGAGATTCTTTCATTAACAGGCTCATTTCTGCCACCACCTGCGCCACCTGGAGCCACCAGCCTCACAATATTTTTGGCTGCTGGACAAGGCCAGGTTGTGGGCGGAAATGTTGTGGGAGCACTAATAGCATCTGGACCTGTTATTGTCATAGCCTCATCCTTTACCAACGTGGCTTATGAGAGATTGCCCTTGGAGGAAGAGGAGCAGCTGCAGATGCAGCAGCCTTTGCCACAGTCCTCAGGTGGCGGAGGCGGTGGTGAAGGCAGCGGTGGCGGAGGAGCAAGCAACCCCTTTCCAGATCCATCTTCGGGGCTTCCCTTTTTTAATCTGCCACTCAATAACATGACTCATCAGCTGCAGGTTGATAGTTGGGGAGGAAACTCTGCTGGGCGGCCGCCGTATTGA